A part of Dryobates pubescens isolate bDryPub1 chromosome 3, bDryPub1.pri, whole genome shotgun sequence genomic DNA contains:
- the SLC35F6 gene encoding solute carrier family 35 member F6 codes for MAWSRYQLGLAALMLLTGSINTLAAKWADNFSAAGCGGTAEHSFQHPFLQAVGMFLGEFSCLWVFYLLMWRDRRRAEPSMAPSQPFNSLLFLPPALCDMTGTSIMYVALNMTSASSFQMLRGSVIIFTGLLSVAFLGRRLELSQWLGILVTIVGLVVVGLADLNSSHDQKHKLSEVITGDLLIIMAQVIVAIQMVLEEKFVYKHDVHPLQAVGTEGFFGFIILALLLVPMYYIPAGGFSGNPRQTLEDALDAFCQVGHRPLIALALLGNISSIAFFNFAGISVTKEISATTRMVLDSLRTLVIWAVSLALGWESFHGLQILGFAVLLLGAALYNGLHRPLLACLPRREEESGGAAEREALLRGESTAINSDS; via the exons ATGGCCTGGTCCCGGTACCAGCTGGGCCTGGCCGCCCTGATGCTGCTCACCGGCTCCATCAACACCTTGGCGGCCAA GTGGGCTGATAACTTCAGCGCAGCTGGGTGTGGTGGGACAGCggagcacagcttccagcaccCCTTCCTGCAG GCTGTGGGCATGTTCCTGGGGGAATTCTCCTGCCTGTGGGTATTTTACCTGCTGATGTGGAGGGATCGacggagggcagagcccagcatggCCCCGTCTCAGCCCTTCAACTCATTGCtcttcctgccccctgccctctgtGACATGACTGGGACCAGCATCATGTATGTGG CCTTGAACATGACCAGCGCCTCCAGCTTCCAGATGCTGCGAGGATCCGTCATCATCTTCACCGGGCTCCTCTCCGTGGCCTTCCTGGGCcgcaggctggagctcagccagtggCTGGGCATCCTTGTCACCATCGtggggctggtggtggtggggctggCTGACCTGAACAGCTCTCATGACCAGAAACACAAGCTCAGCGAAGTGATAACAG GTGACTTACTCATCATCATGGCTCAGGTCATTGTTGCTATCCAGATGGTGCTGGAGGAGAAGTTTGTCTACAAGCATGATGTGCACCCACTGCAGGCAGTTGGCACTGAAG gcTTCTTCGGCTTCAtcatcctggccctgctgctggtgcccatgTACTACATCCCGGCGGGAGGCTTCAGCGGGAACCCTCGGCAGACGCTGGAAGATGCCCTGGATGCCTTCTGCCAGGTGGGCCACCGGCCCCTCATCGCCTTGGCCCTGCTGGGCAACATCAGCAGCATCGCCTTCTTCAACTTCGCCGGCATCAGCGTCACCAAGGAGATCAGCGCCACCACCCGCATGGTGCTGGACAGCCTGCGCACCCTCGTCATCTGGGCCGTCAGCttggccctgggctgggagtcCTTCCACGGCCTGCAGATCTTGGGCTTcgcggtgctgctgctgggggccgcTCTTTACAACGGCCTCCACCGCCCCCTGCTGGCCTGCCTGCCCCGGCGGGAAGAGGAGAGCGGCGGCGCGGCCGAGCGGGAGGCTTTGCTGCGCGGAGAGAGCACGGCTATCAACAGCGACAGCTGA